In a genomic window of Mucilaginibacter sp. KACC 22063:
- a CDS encoding head GIN domain-containing protein, producing the protein MKSLTTILFAFLFITGINTAFADSQVRSITGFNGVTLSCSADVYITQGNTESVRVEAPSNVINRIKTEVKDGVLNIYSKGDWDWNLGDLFGGHKKIAVYISAKQLNSLTVSGSGDMSFKDGITTNSLRLRVSGSGDMTGRLQTKDLECTVTGSGDMKLSGRAETSAVRISGSGDFSGRDLVTSITRVHITGSGDATVNANNTVDASVTGSGDIRYTGSAKNVSSSATGSGSVHKI; encoded by the coding sequence ATGAAATCACTGACCACAATCTTATTTGCCTTTTTATTTATTACAGGCATTAATACTGCATTTGCCGATAGCCAGGTGCGCAGCATAACAGGCTTTAACGGTGTAACGCTTAGCTGCTCTGCCGATGTTTATATTACACAAGGTAATACAGAGTCTGTAAGGGTAGAAGCACCGTCTAATGTAATTAACCGCATTAAAACAGAAGTAAAAGATGGTGTATTAAACATTTACTCTAAAGGTGATTGGGACTGGAACTTAGGCGACCTGTTTGGCGGTCACAAAAAAATAGCGGTATATATTTCTGCCAAGCAGCTAAACAGCCTAACTGTTAGTGGCTCGGGAGATATGTCTTTTAAAGACGGTATTACAACCAATTCTTTGCGTTTGCGTGTATCAGGCTCGGGAGATATGACCGGACGTTTACAAACAAAAGATTTGGAATGCACCGTAACAGGATCTGGTGATATGAAATTAAGCGGCCGTGCAGAAACCTCAGCTGTACGTATAAGCGGGTCTGGCGATTTTAGCGGACGCGACCTTGTTACCTCAATTACAAGAGTGCATATCACAGGTTCAGGCGATGCTACGGTTAATGCCAATAATACAGTAGATGCATCTGTAACCGGCTCTGGTGATATACGATATACAGGCAGTGCAAAAAACGTTTCCTCATCAGCAACCGGCAGCGGAAGCGTACACAAAATATAA
- a CDS encoding PfkB family carbohydrate kinase, protein MSLVVIGTVAFDAIETPFGKTDKIVGGAATYASLAASYFYDKVKIVAVVGDDFPESEIADFKNHHIDTEGLQIKAGEKSFFWSGKYHNDMNSRDTLVTELNVLADFDPIVPESYQDCQYLMLGNLTPQVQQTVIKRMHNRPKLIVMDTMNFWMDIALNDLLDTLKMIDVLTINDAEARQLSGEYSLVKAANKILTMGPKYLIIKKGEHGALLFGEGKIFSAPALPLAEVFDPTGAGDTFAGGFIGYMAKAGEVNFDNMKNAIIYGSALASFCVEKFGTEKIKNLTDEEVNARVQEFVHLSKFEITA, encoded by the coding sequence ACGCCATTGAAACTCCCTTCGGGAAAACAGATAAAATAGTGGGTGGTGCAGCCACTTACGCAAGTTTAGCCGCCTCTTATTTTTATGATAAGGTGAAAATTGTTGCCGTTGTGGGAGACGATTTCCCGGAGAGTGAAATTGCCGATTTTAAAAATCACCATATAGATACCGAAGGCTTGCAGATCAAAGCCGGAGAAAAATCATTTTTCTGGAGCGGGAAGTACCATAACGACATGAACAGCCGCGATACGCTGGTGACCGAGCTAAACGTATTGGCCGATTTCGACCCTATCGTTCCCGAAAGTTACCAGGATTGCCAATACCTGATGCTGGGCAACCTTACCCCGCAAGTACAGCAAACGGTGATTAAGCGTATGCATAACCGCCCTAAGCTTATTGTAATGGACACCATGAACTTCTGGATGGATATTGCATTAAACGATTTGCTGGACACCCTGAAAATGATCGACGTTTTAACTATTAATGATGCCGAGGCCCGCCAGCTTTCGGGCGAATATTCATTGGTTAAAGCGGCTAACAAGATCCTTACCATGGGCCCTAAATACCTGATCATTAAAAAAGGCGAACACGGTGCCTTGTTATTTGGCGAAGGCAAAATCTTCTCTGCGCCTGCCCTTCCGCTTGCCGAAGTATTTGACCCAACCGGTGCAGGCGACACATTTGCAGGCGGCTTTATCGGTTATATGGCTAAAGCTGGCGAGGTCAACTTCGACAACATGAAAAATGCCATCATTTATGGCTCGGCCCTGGCATCATTCTGCGTTGAAAAATTCGGTACCGAAAAAATTAAAAATCTTACCGACGAAGAGGTAAATGCACGCGTTCAGGAGTTTGTGCACCTGTCAAAATTTGAGATCACTGCCTAA
- a CDS encoding glycosyltransferase family 39 protein, translating to MATTLSPVKQNPEKLIWLFLLGWTLLNAVQAATLGLHSDEAYYWLYSRFLDWGYYDHPPMVAVFIRIGYSLFANEFGLRLITILSSTVALRVLWLTIRNYNPDARWFILVAGGTFIFHIYGFITTPDAPLFFFTILFYYCFQRYLKEDKWQTAILLAIILACLLYSKYHAVLLIGFTVAANIKLLKRGTFWLIPAITATLYIPHIYWQISHGYPSVNYHLFERSSEVYDFAHTYLFIPGQLLMAGPLIGWLFFYLLGRVKIKDAFIRTLLVNCVGTLIFFLINTLKGNVQPHWTLIAFAPLAMLVLIYFNQKPAIPAWYQKLAVANLVFVVLIRLLLISNLPFVTKLGAVKSFYNYDKWAKEIKQKAGDAYVIFPNSFQDPSKYSFYTHTIKGFSYDSRFYRRTQFDIWPLEDSLQNKRTFYLETKPSIKLKTDSIFTPQGKFYLVQIDSTRTYQRIKIESDQYKVSAAPGQQHVFYLKVTNPTERAVDFSNKNKLHELVLGACFMQDDAQPFAQRADTSFYSIKLQPHQSANYTFTVKTPPQKGHYDLIFSLRTTPFQGGHNSRIINFTVE from the coding sequence ATGGCTACAACACTATCCCCGGTAAAACAAAACCCCGAAAAACTGATCTGGCTTTTTCTGCTGGGATGGACTTTACTAAACGCTGTACAGGCAGCCACACTGGGCCTTCACTCAGACGAAGCATATTACTGGCTTTATTCACGTTTTTTAGATTGGGGCTATTATGACCACCCACCGATGGTGGCCGTTTTTATACGCATAGGTTATTCGCTTTTTGCTAACGAATTCGGGCTGCGGCTGATCACAATTTTAAGCAGTACCGTTGCGCTCCGTGTGTTGTGGCTCACTATCCGCAATTACAACCCCGATGCCAGGTGGTTTATACTTGTTGCAGGCGGCACATTTATTTTTCACATCTATGGCTTCATTACCACGCCCGATGCACCATTATTCTTCTTTACCATATTATTTTACTACTGCTTTCAGCGATACCTTAAAGAAGATAAGTGGCAAACAGCCATTTTATTAGCCATTATCTTAGCTTGCCTTTTATACAGTAAGTACCATGCAGTGCTGCTCATCGGCTTTACGGTTGCGGCAAATATCAAACTGCTTAAACGCGGCACTTTCTGGCTGATACCGGCAATCACAGCCACTCTTTATATCCCACATATTTACTGGCAGATCAGTCATGGCTATCCATCGGTTAATTACCACCTTTTCGAGCGGTCATCCGAGGTTTACGACTTTGCCCATACCTATCTGTTTATTCCGGGGCAGTTGCTAATGGCAGGGCCGCTTATTGGCTGGTTGTTTTTTTACCTTTTAGGCCGCGTTAAAATCAAGGATGCCTTTATCCGTACCTTATTGGTTAACTGTGTAGGCACGCTGATCTTTTTCCTGATCAATACGCTTAAGGGCAACGTACAACCGCATTGGACACTTATTGCCTTTGCACCTTTAGCCATGCTGGTGCTGATCTATTTTAACCAGAAACCGGCCATACCTGCATGGTATCAGAAACTGGCTGTAGCCAACCTGGTGTTTGTTGTTTTGATACGCCTGCTGCTCATTAGTAACCTGCCTTTTGTTACCAAATTAGGCGCGGTAAAAAGCTTTTATAATTACGACAAATGGGCAAAGGAAATTAAGCAAAAGGCAGGCGACGCTTATGTCATCTTCCCGAATAGCTTTCAGGATCCATCAAAATACAGCTTTTACACCCATACCATCAAGGGCTTTAGCTATGATTCCCGCTTTTACCGGCGCACACAATTTGATATCTGGCCGCTTGAAGATAGCCTGCAAAACAAGCGTACCTTTTATTTGGAAACCAAGCCTTCTATAAAACTAAAAACAGATTCCATTTTTACACCACAGGGAAAGTTTTACCTGGTACAAATAGATAGCACACGCACTTATCAACGTATAAAAATTGAAAGCGATCAGTACAAGGTGAGCGCAGCACCGGGACAGCAGCATGTTTTCTACTTAAAGGTGACTAACCCCACAGAACGTGCGGTTGATTTCAGCAATAAGAACAAATTGCATGAGCTGGTTTTAGGCGCTTGTTTTATGCAGGATGATGCACAGCCTTTTGCGCAGCGTGCCGATACCTCTTTTTACAGCATTAAGTTACAGCCGCATCAATCTGCTAACTATACATTTACAGTAAAAACACCGCCGCAAAAAGGGCATTACGATTTAATATTTTCTTTAAGGACCACTCCTTTCCAGGGAGGGCACAATAGCCGTATCATTAATTTTACCGTTGAATAG